One window of the Candidatus Methylomirabilota bacterium genome contains the following:
- the mltG gene encoding endolytic transglycosylase MltG → MMERSRVLKTSTDAPGGPGRTVRGFLYATLALLAVFAYLQVWWVTTAADGVTKGPRIVEIPPHQGLLDIARRLDEAGVIRSPFGFALLALAHGSARSLKAGEYEVPHGANSFAVLSLLEGGRVLKHTVLLREGFTLAELAHAVEAEGLARADDVLRVGRDPLFLRTLEIPGASVEGYLFPDSYQFVKSVPPEEMLARMVAKMRAQLTPDILKAAGDRGLNAHQLLTLASIIEREGVERSELPLISAVFWNRLKRDMPLQADPTVQYAVGKGRQALTRADLQVDHPFNTYRRVGLPPSPIANPGLPAIQAAAHPARANYLYFVALDDRRHQFSESLAAHNDAVARYRLARPR, encoded by the coding sequence ATGATGGAACGGTCCCGGGTCCTCAAGACCTCGACCGACGCGCCTGGCGGCCCGGGGCGGACGGTGCGCGGGTTTCTCTACGCCACGCTGGCGCTTCTGGCGGTCTTCGCTTACCTCCAGGTCTGGTGGGTGACGACGGCGGCCGACGGCGTGACCAAGGGCCCTCGCATCGTGGAGATCCCGCCGCACCAGGGCCTGCTCGACATCGCCCGGCGCCTCGACGAGGCCGGCGTCATCAGGAGCCCATTCGGCTTCGCGCTCCTCGCCTTGGCGCATGGAAGCGCGCGAAGCCTCAAGGCCGGAGAGTACGAAGTGCCACATGGGGCCAACAGCTTCGCCGTGCTGAGCCTCCTCGAAGGCGGCAGGGTCCTCAAGCACACGGTCCTCCTCCGCGAAGGCTTCACGCTGGCCGAGCTGGCCCACGCCGTCGAGGCTGAGGGGCTCGCGCGCGCCGACGACGTGCTCCGCGTCGGCCGCGATCCCCTTTTCCTCCGCACGCTCGAGATCCCGGGCGCCTCCGTCGAGGGCTACCTCTTCCCGGACTCCTACCAGTTCGTCAAGAGCGTGCCGCCGGAGGAAATGCTCGCGCGCATGGTGGCAAAAATGCGCGCCCAGCTCACGCCGGACATCCTCAAGGCGGCCGGGGACCGGGGGCTCAACGCGCACCAGCTGCTAACGCTGGCCTCCATCATCGAGCGCGAGGGCGTCGAGCGGAGCGAGCTGCCCCTGATCTCCGCCGTGTTCTGGAACCGGCTCAAGCGGGACATGCCGCTCCAGGCCGACCCAACGGTGCAGTACGCCGTCGGCAAGGGCCGCCAGGCCTTGACGCGCGCCGATCTGCAGGTGGACCACCCGTTCAACACCTACCGGCGCGTCGGCCTTCCTCCAAGCCCGATCGCCAACCCTGGGCTGCCGGCCATACAGGCCGCAGCCCACCCGGCGCGCGCCAACTATCTCTACTTCGTCGCGCTGGACGACCGGCGCCACCAGTTCTCGGAGAGCTTGGCCGCTCACAACGACGCGGTAGCCCGGTATCGCCTCGCGAGGCCGCGCT
- a CDS encoding DNA-directed RNA polymerase subunit alpha, whose translation MPQLVLPVRHEWLARERAHGQIAVEPFEPGFALTVGNAYRRVLMSSIPGAVPTWAKIEGVLHEFSHLQGVNEDTLDIIMNLRKLVFAVSVNRPKLLRLKVQGPRTVTARDFEPDADVEILTPDIVLASLDKDGALEMELCVERGRGYQAAERREPEALPINAMLIDSDFSPVKRVNFHVEPSKQEPGFERLVLEVWTNGSVTPETAVGEAARILEDQFDLLTDFPQSPLPETEPGEPGLETAPRVELNEHLFRNVDELELSVRASNCLKTASIRTIADLVQKTESELLKTKNFGKKSLNEIKTILGEMGLALGMRLDPEELERLRTQYERSFES comes from the coding sequence ATGCCGCAGCTGGTGCTTCCTGTCCGCCACGAGTGGCTCGCCCGCGAGCGTGCCCACGGCCAGATCGCCGTCGAGCCCTTCGAGCCGGGCTTCGCCCTCACGGTGGGCAATGCCTACCGTCGCGTGCTCATGTCTTCGATCCCGGGCGCCGTGCCCACCTGGGCCAAGATCGAGGGTGTGCTCCACGAGTTCTCGCACCTGCAGGGCGTCAACGAAGACACGCTCGACATCATCATGAACCTGCGCAAGCTCGTCTTCGCCGTCAGCGTGAACCGGCCCAAGCTGCTGCGGCTCAAGGTCCAGGGCCCGCGGACGGTCACCGCGCGCGATTTCGAGCCCGACGCCGACGTCGAGATCCTGACGCCCGACATCGTGCTGGCCAGCCTCGACAAGGACGGCGCCCTCGAGATGGAGCTGTGCGTGGAGCGCGGCCGCGGCTACCAGGCCGCCGAGCGGCGCGAGCCCGAGGCTCTCCCGATTAACGCCATGCTCATCGACTCGGATTTCTCCCCCGTCAAGCGGGTGAACTTCCACGTCGAGCCGTCGAAGCAGGAGCCGGGGTTCGAGCGTCTGGTGCTCGAGGTGTGGACCAACGGCAGCGTCACCCCCGAGACGGCGGTCGGCGAGGCCGCGCGTATCCTCGAGGACCAGTTCGACCTGCTGACGGACTTCCCGCAGAGCCCGCTGCCCGAGACTGAACCGGGCGAGCCGGGGCTCGAGACCGCGCCCCGGGTCGAGCTCAACGAGCACCTCTTCCGCAACGTGGACGAGCTCGAGTTGTCCGTCCGCGCGTCCAACTGCCTCAAGACCGCCAGCATCCGGACGATCGCCGACCTGGTGCAGAAGACCGAGTCGGAGCTGCTCAAGACCAAGAACTTCGGCAAGAAGTCGTTGAACGAGATCAAGACCATCCTGGGAGAGATGGGGCTCGCGCTCGGCATGCGTCTCGATCCCGAGGAGCTGGAGCGGCTGCGCACCCAGTACGAGCGCAGCTTCGAGAGCTAG
- a CDS encoding DNA internalization-related competence protein ComEC/Rec2, whose product MRWHEAPFLPLSAGLALGILFGPWAAAAPAWLLLAGGLLLAVGACALALGRDGAAAAILLALAVVLGALRGATDPLPADHIARVALAPVVNIEGRLAEEPVRWAPDRTRLILDVDGLLDGDDRRLASGRLQVTLYGETAAVGEGQRVAVGLRLSRPRGFRNPGAFDYPAFLRREGILLVGTGRAESLVPLTPDEPPWPVRIKRWAVATIGAHLPDTSAALLAGLILGEKTGLPREADEAFRRAGVYHILAVSGFNVALLASSIFFVLAALGVPRRTTAVAAGVALVGFALVVGGQASVLRATVMGLLLLAATLLDRESQLMNALALAALLLLAWRPADLWDPGFQLSFAATAGIIYLTPAITSWLEGRGWPDWLATAVAVSVGAQAAVTPVMLAHFNQLSLVGIAANLVVVPLAAVGTTLGMLALLVALANMVAADVLFQALWLVLLALRAAVWSAAAVPAAMVHLPAPSWAATLAWCGVLALVPVLGARRWTRAAAAACLAAALVLSIWPWVRPGDGRLRVTFLDVGQGDAVLVEVPEGPRLLVDGGPGGARRLDVGERVLAPFLWNRPAARVDAVAVTHSDSDHSGGLRAVLTRFRVGEVWENGRWGPGSEDTLRAVERSGACRRTLVAGQRIWLGSALLTVLNPDGTRPLDEPAPMGENEESLVLRLDWRGFSLLLTGDLGRSGEERVLASRAPVRALALKVGHHGSRFSSSEEFLAATRAAVAVISVGARNPFRHPTPEALSRLEAAGARIYRTDRDGAVILETDGVTLWITRWASGTVERFELDPEREG is encoded by the coding sequence ATGAGGTGGCATGAGGCGCCGTTTCTGCCGCTGTCGGCCGGGCTCGCGCTGGGCATCCTCTTCGGCCCGTGGGCGGCGGCGGCGCCCGCCTGGCTTCTGCTCGCAGGCGGCCTCCTCCTCGCTGTGGGGGCGTGCGCGCTGGCCCTTGGACGCGATGGCGCAGCGGCGGCCATCCTCCTGGCCCTCGCGGTCGTGCTGGGAGCGCTCCGCGGCGCCACCGACCCGCTACCCGCCGATCACATCGCCCGCGTGGCGCTCGCGCCTGTCGTCAACATTGAGGGACGGCTCGCCGAGGAGCCGGTGCGGTGGGCGCCGGACCGTACACGGCTGATCCTCGACGTAGACGGTCTTCTCGATGGGGACGACCGCCGACTGGCGTCGGGGCGGCTTCAGGTGACGCTCTACGGCGAGACGGCCGCGGTGGGCGAAGGTCAACGAGTCGCGGTCGGTCTCAGGCTCTCCCGCCCGCGAGGCTTCAGGAACCCGGGCGCCTTCGACTACCCCGCCTTCCTGCGGAGGGAAGGCATACTCCTCGTCGGCACCGGGCGCGCCGAGTCCCTCGTGCCGCTCACGCCCGACGAGCCGCCCTGGCCCGTGCGCATCAAGCGCTGGGCCGTGGCGACAATCGGCGCCCACCTGCCGGACACATCCGCCGCGCTGTTAGCCGGCCTGATCCTCGGCGAGAAGACGGGGCTGCCTCGCGAGGCCGACGAGGCTTTCCGCCGCGCCGGCGTCTACCACATCCTCGCCGTCTCGGGCTTCAACGTGGCGCTCCTGGCGTCCTCCATCTTCTTCGTGCTCGCGGCGCTCGGCGTCCCGCGGCGCACCACCGCGGTCGCGGCGGGCGTGGCGCTGGTGGGGTTCGCCCTCGTCGTGGGCGGCCAGGCCTCCGTGCTCCGCGCCACGGTCATGGGGCTCCTGCTGCTGGCGGCCACGCTCCTGGACCGGGAGTCCCAGCTCATGAACGCGCTGGCGCTGGCTGCGCTTCTGCTCCTCGCCTGGCGCCCCGCCGATCTCTGGGACCCGGGCTTCCAGCTCTCCTTCGCCGCCACCGCTGGGATCATCTACCTGACGCCCGCCATCACGAGCTGGCTCGAAGGACGGGGCTGGCCGGACTGGCTCGCGACGGCCGTGGCGGTGAGCGTGGGGGCGCAGGCGGCCGTGACGCCCGTCATGCTCGCCCACTTCAACCAGCTCTCGCTCGTCGGCATCGCGGCGAACCTGGTCGTGGTCCCGCTCGCCGCGGTGGGCACGACGCTCGGCATGCTGGCGCTCCTGGTCGCCCTCGCGAACATGGTGGCGGCCGACGTGCTCTTCCAGGCGCTGTGGCTGGTGCTCCTGGCCCTGCGCGCGGCAGTCTGGAGCGCAGCCGCCGTGCCGGCAGCCATGGTCCACCTGCCGGCGCCCAGCTGGGCGGCGACCCTCGCCTGGTGCGGGGTGCTCGCGCTCGTGCCGGTCCTCGGCGCGCGTCGGTGGACGCGCGCTGCGGCCGCGGCCTGCCTTGCGGCGGCGCTCGTGCTGTCCATCTGGCCCTGGGTGCGCCCAGGCGACGGGCGCCTTCGCGTCACCTTCCTCGACGTGGGCCAGGGCGATGCGGTGCTGGTGGAGGTGCCTGAGGGCCCGCGGCTCCTCGTGGACGGCGGCCCTGGCGGAGCCCGGCGTCTCGACGTGGGCGAGCGGGTGCTGGCGCCGTTCCTCTGGAACCGCCCCGCGGCCCGGGTGGACGCCGTGGCGGTGACTCATTCCGACTCGGACCACTCGGGCGGACTTCGCGCAGTGCTCACGCGCTTCCGCGTGGGCGAGGTCTGGGAGAACGGGCGGTGGGGCCCGGGCAGCGAGGACACGCTGCGGGCCGTGGAGCGCTCGGGCGCCTGCCGCCGCACGCTCGTCGCGGGGCAGCGGATCTGGCTCGGCTCGGCGCTCCTGACCGTGCTGAACCCGGACGGCACGCGGCCGCTGGACGAGCCCGCGCCCATGGGAGAGAACGAGGAGTCGCTGGTACTCCGGCTCGACTGGCGGGGCTTCTCGCTGCTCCTGACGGGCGACCTCGGCCGCTCCGGCGAGGAGCGCGTCCTGGCTTCGCGCGCCCCCGTGCGCGCGCTCGCCCTCAAGGTCGGTCACCACGGCAGCCGCTTCTCGTCCAGCGAAGAGTTTCTCGCCGCCACGCGGGCGGCCGTGGCCGTGATCTCCGTCGGGGCGCGCAACCCGTTTCGCCATCCGACGCCCGAGGCGCTCTCGCGGCTCGAGGCGGCCGGAGCGCGCATCTACCGGACGGACAGGGACGGCGCGGTCATCCTCGAGACCGACGGTGTCACGCTGTGGATCACCCGCTGGGCCTCGGGCACGGTCGAGCGGTTCGAGCTCGACCCGGAGCGAGAGGGTTAA
- a CDS encoding helix-hairpin-helix domain-containing protein, which translates to MTYSRPQLKLLLVLAAVFLAGLGAREWRAGFPDAAERLERFDREDPPLPIPPAPRARAAPRWAAAHPDPPAPARTAPSPRPRAIAAPPATVADPRPLDLNHASADEISRLPGVGPSLARRIVEERDRRGRFESSDSLRSILGMGPKKLAALREHVTVGE; encoded by the coding sequence ATGACTTACTCGCGCCCGCAACTGAAGCTCCTGCTGGTGCTGGCCGCCGTGTTTCTTGCGGGCTTGGGCGCGCGCGAGTGGCGCGCGGGCTTTCCCGACGCGGCCGAGCGGCTGGAGCGCTTCGACCGCGAGGATCCGCCGCTGCCCATCCCGCCTGCTCCCCGCGCCCGCGCGGCACCGCGCTGGGCGGCCGCCCACCCCGACCCGCCCGCGCCGGCGCGCACAGCCCCATCTCCGCGGCCGCGCGCGATCGCCGCCCCGCCCGCCACGGTCGCGGACCCCCGCCCGCTCGACCTCAACCACGCCAGCGCTGACGAGATCTCGAGGCTGCCCGGCGTCGGGCCGAGCCTGGCGCGCCGGATCGTCGAGGAGCGCGATCGGCGGGGGCGCTTCGAGTCATCTGATAGCCTTCGAAGCATCTTGGGCATGGGCCCGAAGAAGCTCGCTGCACTCCGTGAGCACGTGACGGTCGGCGAATAG
- a CDS encoding aspartate kinase: MGQLIVQKYGGSSVADPEKIKSVARRVAESAAKGHRMVVVVSAMGKTTDALVALVDAITPAPDPREIDMVLATGEQVTIGLLAMALQAMGRPACSFTGPQVGMVTDGVHTRARIRRITAERIHAALDAGKIVVVAGFQGMTESGDITTLGRGGSDLTGVALAAALKADVCEIFTDVDGVYTADPNVVPEARKLARVSYDEMLEMAALGAKVLQARSVEFAKKFAVPVHVRSAFKPDPGTLVTREDHSMEDVVVTSITHDGGQAKLSILRVPDRPGIASQVFGGLAKQNIVVDMIVQNIGRDGFTDISFTLPRGDRQRAETVLDTVAKEIGAGGVTADDRIAKVSIVGVGMRSHSGVAARVFSTLSKENINIQMISTSEIAVSCVIEDKYAELAVRALHDAFELGKEPAA; the protein is encoded by the coding sequence ATGGGCCAGCTGATCGTCCAAAAATACGGCGGCTCGTCCGTCGCCGACCCCGAGAAGATCAAGAGCGTCGCCCGCCGCGTGGCCGAATCCGCAGCCAAAGGCCACCGGATGGTCGTGGTGGTCTCCGCCATGGGCAAGACGACCGACGCGCTGGTCGCCCTGGTGGACGCCATCACGCCCGCCCCCGACCCGCGGGAGATCGACATGGTCCTGGCCACGGGCGAGCAGGTCACGATCGGCCTCCTCGCCATGGCGCTCCAGGCGATGGGCCGCCCCGCCTGCTCCTTCACTGGGCCGCAGGTCGGCATGGTCACCGACGGCGTCCACACACGGGCCCGTATCCGGCGCATCACGGCCGAGCGCATCCACGCCGCCCTCGACGCCGGCAAGATCGTCGTCGTGGCGGGCTTCCAGGGCATGACCGAATCGGGGGACATCACGACGCTCGGGCGCGGCGGCTCGGATCTCACGGGCGTCGCGCTGGCGGCGGCGCTCAAGGCCGACGTCTGCGAGATCTTCACCGACGTCGACGGCGTCTACACCGCCGATCCCAACGTCGTGCCGGAGGCGCGCAAGCTCGCCCGCGTCTCCTACGACGAGATGCTCGAGATGGCCGCCCTCGGCGCCAAGGTGCTCCAGGCCCGCTCCGTCGAGTTCGCCAAGAAGTTCGCCGTCCCGGTGCACGTCCGCTCCGCCTTCAAGCCGGACCCGGGCACACTCGTGACCAGGGAGGATCACAGCATGGAAGACGTGGTGGTCACGAGTATCACCCACGACGGGGGTCAGGCGAAGCTCTCCATCCTGCGAGTGCCCGATCGCCCGGGCATCGCCAGCCAGGTCTTCGGAGGGCTCGCCAAGCAGAACATCGTCGTGGACATGATCGTCCAGAACATCGGGCGCGACGGGTTCACGGACATCTCGTTCACCCTTCCCCGCGGCGATCGCCAGCGGGCGGAGACCGTGCTGGACACCGTCGCCAAGGAGATCGGCGCCGGCGGCGTGACCGCCGACGACCGCATCGCCAAGGTCTCCATCGTCGGCGTCGGCATGCGCAGCCACTCGGGTGTCGCCGCGCGCGTGTTCTCCACGCTGTCGAAGGAGAACATCAACATCCAGATGATCTCGACCTCCGAGATCGCCGTCTCCTGCGTCATCGAAGACAAGTACGCCGAGCTCGCCGTGCGCGCGCTCCACGACGCCTTCGAGCTCGGGAAGGAACCCGCGGCCTAG
- a CDS encoding sigma-70 family RNA polymerase sigma factor, whose product METLEPSDEDLCRRIAQRDGGAFDLLVERYQERAYRIAWSVVRDREDAKDCSQEAFIRLHESAGSFAGQSKFSTWFYRILVNCCLDHQRKRRGWRRLVGWGGSDEGRDAGDPVERLAAPFTDPTDAMVTDHRMSRLWEAVDGLSPQQRAAVLLQCREELSTKEIAVVLQLSEATVRVHLHRAYSALKRRVGDASGGDKN is encoded by the coding sequence GTGGAGACGCTCGAGCCGTCCGATGAAGACCTATGCCGGCGAATCGCCCAACGGGACGGGGGAGCCTTTGACCTGCTGGTCGAGCGTTACCAGGAGCGGGCGTACCGCATCGCGTGGTCCGTCGTACGGGACCGGGAGGATGCCAAGGACTGCTCCCAGGAGGCCTTCATCCGGCTCCACGAGTCGGCCGGATCCTTCGCCGGTCAGTCCAAGTTCTCGACTTGGTTCTACCGGATCCTGGTCAACTGCTGTCTCGACCACCAACGAAAGCGGCGGGGCTGGCGGCGGCTGGTCGGCTGGGGCGGCAGCGACGAGGGGCGCGATGCGGGCGACCCCGTGGAGCGTCTCGCGGCTCCCTTCACCGATCCGACGGACGCCATGGTCACCGATCACCGCATGAGCCGCCTGTGGGAGGCCGTGGACGGGCTCTCGCCGCAGCAGAGGGCGGCGGTGTTGCTTCAATGCCGCGAGGAGCTGTCCACCAAGGAAATCGCCGTGGTACTGCAGTTGTCGGAGGCGACGGTGCGGGTGCACCTGCACCGCGCGTACTCGGCGCTCAAGCGCCGCGTAGGAGACGCCAGCGGGGGAGACAAGAATTGA
- a CDS encoding lysylphosphatidylglycerol synthase transmembrane domain-containing protein — protein MPSARRLVKILLGIAISAALMVWLFWNVDLGAVGARLADTRWGWLTVSIALNLVSLWARAVRWRYLFPQKARPTHLFNAVMIGYMGNNLLPLRAGEVLRVYVVTRRGQRFWTTVTTLVVERALDGLAVGIVLAFVFFQIPTPREVAWASEIFVGLVLAMLVVLVAIAAAPLPCRILIHSLAYRWPGIERRLLVVFDSMSDGLQGMRRPRQLLPTAAWSIAIWVVIVLSVWACFHAASLDLPIMAALCVIAFIGLGVSVPSSPGFIGVIQAATVLALSFFGVGKADALGFSLLLHASQFVPVTVWGLLLLVVEHVSLAEAGRGAGLSVNVRQD, from the coding sequence GTGCCCTCCGCCAGGCGGCTGGTCAAGATCCTCCTCGGGATTGCGATCAGCGCGGCCCTCATGGTCTGGCTCTTCTGGAACGTGGACCTAGGCGCCGTCGGCGCGCGCTTGGCCGACACGCGGTGGGGCTGGCTCACGGTCAGCATCGCCCTCAACCTGGTTTCGCTCTGGGCCCGCGCCGTGCGCTGGCGCTACCTCTTTCCGCAGAAAGCCAGGCCGACCCACCTCTTCAACGCCGTGATGATCGGCTACATGGGCAACAACCTGCTGCCGTTGAGAGCGGGCGAGGTCCTGCGCGTCTACGTCGTAACGCGGCGGGGCCAGCGCTTCTGGACGACGGTGACGACGCTCGTCGTGGAGCGCGCGCTGGACGGGCTCGCGGTCGGCATCGTGTTGGCCTTCGTCTTCTTCCAGATCCCGACGCCGCGCGAGGTGGCCTGGGCGTCTGAGATCTTCGTCGGGCTGGTCCTGGCCATGCTGGTCGTACTGGTGGCGATCGCGGCGGCGCCCCTGCCCTGTCGCATCCTCATCCACTCGCTCGCCTACCGGTGGCCGGGCATCGAGCGCCGCCTGCTGGTGGTCTTCGACAGCATGAGCGACGGGCTCCAGGGCATGCGCCGGCCCAGGCAGCTGCTCCCAACCGCCGCGTGGTCGATCGCGATCTGGGTGGTGATCGTGCTGTCCGTCTGGGCCTGTTTTCACGCCGCGAGCCTCGATCTGCCGATCATGGCGGCGCTCTGCGTCATCGCCTTCATCGGCCTCGGCGTGAGCGTGCCCTCGAGCCCGGGCTTCATCGGCGTGATCCAGGCGGCAACCGTCCTGGCGCTGTCCTTTTTCGGCGTTGGGAAAGCGGATGCCCTCGGCTTCTCGCTCCTGCTGCACGCCTCGCAGTTCGTGCCCGTTACGGTCTGGGGCCTCCTGCTCCTGGTCGTCGAGCACGTGAGCCTCGCCGAGGCTGGCCGGGGCGCAGGGCTGTCCGTAAACGTACGTCAGGACTAG
- the thrC gene encoding threonine synthase has translation MNAWPGVIERYRQFLPVSPSTPVVTLHEGNTPLIPAPRLAEATDPSLRIFLKCEGFNPTGSFKDRGMTVAISKAVEAGSRAVICASTGNTSASAAAYAARAGIRAFVMVPKGAVAIGKLSQAAIHGATVLVVDGNFDQALSIVTQIAERHPVTLVNSLNPFRLEGQKTGAFEVVDQLGRAPDYHLIPVGNAGNISAYWRGYREYHRAGIAKELPKMVGFQAAGAAPIVEDRVILEPKTLATAIRIGNPASWGLAKEALHDSQGWIDAVTDEEIVRGYRLLAREEGIFMEPASCATVAGLAKMVKAGRFEPGSTIVLTLTGHGLKDPDTALESATRPVSVPARLDAVLAQLGL, from the coding sequence ATGAACGCGTGGCCCGGCGTCATCGAGCGCTACCGGCAGTTCCTGCCGGTGTCGCCGAGCACCCCGGTGGTCACGCTCCACGAAGGCAACACGCCGCTCATCCCCGCCCCGCGGCTCGCGGAAGCCACCGACCCGAGCCTGCGGATCTTCCTCAAGTGCGAGGGCTTCAACCCGACGGGCTCCTTCAAGGACCGCGGGATGACCGTGGCCATCTCCAAGGCCGTGGAAGCCGGCTCGCGGGCGGTCATCTGCGCCTCGACCGGCAACACCTCGGCCTCGGCCGCAGCCTACGCCGCGCGGGCCGGCATTCGCGCCTTCGTCATGGTGCCCAAGGGCGCGGTCGCCATCGGCAAGCTCTCGCAGGCCGCCATCCATGGCGCGACGGTGCTCGTGGTGGACGGCAACTTCGACCAGGCGTTGTCGATCGTCACCCAGATAGCCGAGCGCCACCCGGTCACGCTCGTCAACAGCCTGAATCCCTTCCGCCTCGAGGGGCAGAAGACGGGCGCGTTCGAGGTCGTGGACCAGCTCGGGCGCGCGCCCGACTACCACCTGATCCCCGTGGGCAACGCGGGCAACATCTCGGCCTACTGGCGGGGCTACCGGGAATACCACCGGGCGGGCATCGCCAAGGAGCTGCCGAAGATGGTCGGCTTCCAGGCCGCGGGCGCGGCGCCGATCGTGGAAGACCGGGTCATCCTCGAGCCCAAGACGCTCGCCACCGCCATCCGCATCGGCAACCCCGCCTCGTGGGGGCTCGCCAAGGAGGCGCTCCACGACTCGCAGGGATGGATCGACGCCGTCACCGACGAGGAAATCGTCCGCGGGTATCGCCTGCTGGCCCGCGAAGAAGGCATCTTCATGGAGCCCGCCTCGTGCGCGACGGTCGCCGGCCTGGCCAAGATGGTCAAGGCCGGGCGCTTCGAGCCCGGCTCCACGATCGTTCTCACCCTCACGGGGCACGGGCTCAAGGACCCGGACACGGCGCTGGAGTCCGCGACCCGGCCGGTGAGCGTTCCCGCGCGGCTCGACGCGGTCCTCGCCCAGCTCGGGCTCTAG
- a CDS encoding homoserine dehydrogenase, which yields MNEIKIGLLGLGTVGSGVVKVLQTHGAEMQERAGCRLTLHVIADADMTRQREGLDLKRLPLVPDAGRVLDDPAVQVVIELVGGLEPARTFILKALDAGKHVVTANKALLAHHGPEIFEAARRNRVMLGFEAAVAGGVPLIRAVKDGLTANRVLSVFGIVNGTCNYILSKMADEGLDFSVVLKEAQAHGYAESEPTLDIEGMDSAHKLQILATIAFRTAVDLKDIHTEGITAITQQDVENAAELGYRIKLLAIAKAADGALEARVHPTMIPAGSPMAAVSGVFNAVFITGDNVGNLMFYGRGAGQLPTASAVWSDTLEIARRVAHGIPAMEGDLPSISERPLPLRRMEDIRSSYYLRVMAMDRPGVLAQVAGILGQHDISLVSVLQKERAHGEAVPVVMMTHEARERDMRAALAAIDKLPVVATRTTMIRVEPA from the coding sequence ATGAACGAGATCAAGATCGGCCTCCTCGGCCTCGGCACGGTCGGCAGCGGCGTCGTCAAAGTCCTCCAGACCCACGGCGCCGAGATGCAGGAGCGCGCCGGGTGCCGGCTGACCTTGCACGTCATCGCTGACGCCGACATGACGCGCCAGCGCGAGGGGCTAGACCTCAAGCGCCTCCCGCTCGTCCCGGACGCCGGGCGGGTGCTCGACGACCCCGCGGTCCAGGTCGTCATCGAGCTCGTGGGCGGGCTCGAGCCGGCGCGCACCTTCATCCTCAAGGCCCTCGACGCGGGCAAGCACGTGGTCACCGCCAACAAGGCGCTGCTGGCCCACCACGGCCCCGAGATCTTCGAGGCGGCGCGCCGCAACCGCGTCATGCTGGGCTTCGAGGCGGCCGTGGCGGGGGGCGTCCCGCTCATCCGCGCCGTCAAGGACGGGCTGACGGCGAATCGCGTGCTCTCGGTCTTCGGCATCGTCAACGGCACCTGCAACTACATCCTTTCGAAGATGGCCGACGAGGGGCTCGACTTCTCGGTCGTTCTCAAGGAGGCGCAGGCGCACGGCTACGCCGAGTCCGAGCCCACGCTCGACATCGAGGGCATGGACTCGGCCCACAAGCTCCAGATCCTGGCGACGATCGCGTTCCGCACCGCCGTGGACCTCAAAGACATCCACACGGAAGGCATCACGGCGATCACCCAGCAGGACGTCGAGAACGCGGCCGAGCTTGGCTATCGAATCAAGCTCCTGGCCATCGCCAAAGCCGCCGACGGCGCGCTCGAGGCCCGCGTGCATCCGACCATGATCCCGGCGGGGTCGCCGATGGCCGCGGTGTCGGGCGTCTTCAACGCCGTCTTCATCACCGGCGACAATGTCGGCAACCTGATGTTCTACGGCCGGGGCGCGGGGCAGCTGCCCACCGCGTCGGCGGTCTGGTCGGACACGCTCGAGATCGCCCGGCGAGTCGCCCACGGCATCCCGGCCATGGAGGGCGACCTGCCCTCGATCAGCGAGCGGCCGCTGCCGCTCCGGCGTATGGAGGACATCCGGTCGTCCTACTATCTGCGCGTCATGGCGATGGACCGGCCCGGTGTCCTCGCGCAGGTAGCCGGCATCCTGGGGCAGCACGACATCTCGCTCGTCTCGGTGCTCCAGAAGGAGCGCGCCCACGGCGAGGCGGTGCCGGTGGTGATGATGACCCACGAGGCGCGGGAGCGGGACATGCGCGCGGCGCTGGCGGCCATCGACAAGCTGCCGGTGGTGGCGACGCGCACCACCATGATCCGCGTGGAGCCGGCATGA